Proteins encoded in a region of the Aptenodytes patagonicus chromosome Z, bAptPat1.pri.cur, whole genome shotgun sequence genome:
- the SPMIP6 gene encoding sperm microtubule inner protein 6, producing MFLFSKKHKTPISTYTDSYRPPCSVKKTIQEQAPQQLWKENKFVTQGLTMPPVQNPSRQGQPEQLIKAAMQEYYRSTIDPTAYWPEKYWLARSKEKYNPVFVNEDKYLTWRMGPYNSAAWNKHSSYLPLLPKEMRMETFLHSMPMLYTPKPTCLNQSERDMVANMPCRLSQHSPLSLQPMYTMTGRGPFQGYYSPCSECRYCLRGMDHYVDGASAIRRHLHALGERAVRSIPCCSYSLRAMFCTSTRHPQPSSPYRSPRWDTSHFKKMGGVQRSSYNIHPEFISEAYSAPWRW from the exons atgttccTCTTCTCCAAAAAACACAAGACCCCCATCAGCACTTACACCGACTCCTATCGCCCGCCATGCTCTGTCAAGAAGACCATCCAGGAGCAGGCTccacagcagctctggaaagaaaataagtttgtGACACAG GGATTAACGATGCCTCCAGTGCAAAATCCGTCGAGGCAAGGTCAGCCCGAGCAGCTGATTAAGGCAGCAATGCAGGAGTACTACAGGAGCACCATCGATCCCACTGCCTACTGGCCTGAGAAGTACTGGCTGGCCAGGTCCAAAG AGAAGTACAACCCAGTTTTTGTCAATGAGGACAAATACCTCACCTGGAGAATGGGTCCCTACAACAGCGCAGCCTGGAATAAGCACTCCTCTTacctccccctcctgcccaag GAGATGAGGATGGAGACCTTCCTTCACAGCATGCCTATGCTGTACACACCGAAACCCACCTGCCTCAATCAATCTG AGAGGGACATGGTCGCCAACATGCCATGCAGGCTGTCACAGCACTCGCCACTGTCCCTGCAACCCATGTACACCATGACAGGGAGGGGACCCTTCCAGGGCTACTACAGCCCCTGCTCTGAGTGCCGCTACTGCCTGCGAGGGATGGACCACTATGTTGATGGGGCCTCTGCCATCAGGAGACATCTCCATGCACTAGGAGAGAGGGCTGTAAG GAGTATCCCATGCTGCAGTTACAGCCTCAGAGCAATGTTCTGTACATCTACACGTCACCCCCAGCCATCCTCCCCCTACAGGAGCCCTAG GTGGGACACAAGCCACTTCAAGAAGATGGGAGGAGTCCAGAGAAGCAGCTATAACATCCACCCTGAGTTTATCTCAGAGGCTTACTCTGCCCCATGGCGCTGGTGA